The following are from one region of the Mannheimia granulomatis genome:
- a CDS encoding terminase small subunit, whose amino-acid sequence MPKAQTETLTAKQEAFCIAYLECGNILKAYQSVNTGSMKPHSMRARASEMMNDYRVFNRLKELIIERKAKGERLPKFRKGSLMAEWLESDNLKNDP is encoded by the coding sequence ATGCCAAAAGCACAAACAGAAACCCTAACCGCCAAACAAGAAGCCTTTTGTATCGCTTACCTTGAGTGCGGAAATATTTTAAAAGCCTATCAATCAGTAAATACAGGCTCAATGAAACCACACTCAATGCGAGCAAGGGCAAGCGAAATGATGAATGATTACAGGGTATTTAATCGATTAAAAGAGCTGATTATAGAACGTAAAGCAAAGGGCGAACGCTTGCCAAAGTTTAGAAAAGGCTCACTGATGGCGGAATGGTTAGAAAGCGATAACCTAAAAAACGATCCCTGA
- a CDS encoding helix-turn-helix domain-containing protein produces the protein MATLYDDLLEGLTAMKEHLEGKRTLRTETLSHPEPLHITADEVKAIRARLNLSQAVFAQRLRTSVKTYQGWEQGKSTPNPQATILLRLVEQSPQVFEQIARL, from the coding sequence ATGGCTACATTATACGATGATTTATTAGAAGGCTTAACGGCAATGAAGGAACACCTCGAGGGCAAGCGGACACTACGCACTGAAACACTATCACACCCTGAACCGTTGCATATTACAGCCGATGAGGTAAAAGCGATTAGGGCAAGATTAAACCTCTCTCAAGCGGTATTTGCTCAACGTTTACGAACAAGCGTAAAAACCTATCAAGGGTGGGAGCAAGGGAAAAGCACCCCAAACCCACAAGCTACTATTCTTTTGCGATTAGTGGAACAATCCCCACAGGTATTTGAACAAATAGCACGACTTTAA
- a CDS encoding antA/AntB antirepressor family protein, translating to MNQSLNQILEIVANDHFQGINARNLHQALKVGRDFSTWIKSRLQGANFIEEQDFIIVQELSSPKRGSTNNEPSPMARPQKVNEYILSIDTAKHICLMERNEIGQVIRQHFINAERALKQYAPKVHRNTLQATAERLASIDHNHKMTEALQKHLIRQGKQPQAHYFINEQNLLNSLVIGGNFKVWKAEKGIEGNARDYFNDEQLALLTELEKTNAALLELDIDYSTRKKQLTALAHRLLQANS from the coding sequence ATGAATCAATCACTTAATCAGATTTTAGAAATCGTAGCAAACGACCATTTTCAAGGCATAAACGCCCGTAATTTACACCAAGCGTTAAAGGTGGGTAGAGATTTCTCAACGTGGATTAAATCTCGTTTACAGGGTGCAAATTTTATTGAAGAACAAGATTTTATTATTGTTCAAGAATTGAGCTCACCAAAACGGGGGAGCACAAATAATGAGCCGTCTCCAATGGCAAGACCTCAGAAAGTAAATGAGTACATTCTCTCCATAGATACCGCCAAGCACATTTGCTTGATGGAGCGAAATGAAATAGGACAAGTAATCCGCCAACATTTCATCAATGCAGAAAGAGCCTTGAAACAGTATGCCCCCAAAGTACACCGTAACACCCTACAGGCGACGGCTGAACGACTGGCAAGCATTGACCATAACCACAAAATGACGGAGGCACTACAAAAGCACCTAATCCGACAAGGTAAGCAACCACAAGCACACTACTTCATCAATGAACAGAATTTACTAAATAGTCTCGTTATTGGCGGAAATTTCAAAGTGTGGAAAGCAGAGAAAGGTATCGAAGGCAATGCGAGAGATTATTTCAATGATGAGCAACTTGCCTTACTCACAGAGTTAGAAAAAACAAATGCAGCATTACTTGAGCTGGATATAGATTATTCCACACGCAAAAAACAGCTAACAGCACTTGCTCACCGTCTGCTACAAGCGAATTCTTAG
- a CDS encoding helix-turn-helix transcriptional regulator, whose amino-acid sequence MTPETTPQKILRRLETISRLGVSKSTFQDWQNPKSKRYRPDFPKKIQLGANSVGYLESEINAFIQSLADSRV is encoded by the coding sequence ATGACACCTGAAACAACACCTCAAAAAATCCTAAGACGTTTAGAAACTATCTCACGTTTAGGAGTAAGTAAAAGTACATTCCAAGACTGGCAGAACCCGAAATCAAAACGCTACCGCCCAGACTTCCCGAAGAAAATCCAACTAGGGGCTAATTCAGTAGGCTATCTCGAAAGCGAAATCAACGCATTTATTCAATCATTGGCGGATAGCCGAGTATAA
- a CDS encoding integrase arm-type DNA-binding domain-containing protein gives MARKITPLNDTQIRKAKPEDSPLRDGSGLLLVITQNSKLWRFRYERPFTKKRNDLSIGGYPDISLAQAREIREEYRALLAQNIDPQIYRQQQAQAKANEINNTYENVAWLWLEHRKTKKNFSENYQKDVMALIKNNLLPHFGKMPITQITAPIAIKAFKQYQDEGKLEKLKRTIQKHNEIMMFAVHREMIPFNPTANIAKEFDSPTVEHFKTIKPEDLGEFLYTLQNAQIHLQTRYLILWQLLIMTRPNESARAKWEHIDEKAKLWTIPPENMKRGIEHKITLSRQAIALLREIKKLSGGKEYLFPSVKNPKTHVNTQTANSAIKRMGYKGKLVAHGMRSIASTYLNEKGYNSDLIEVALSHINSDRVKLAYDRGERLEQRFKLLQTWADFVEECSQGSLPQYHLKVA, from the coding sequence ATGGCTAGAAAAATCACACCTTTGAATGACACACAGATAAGAAAAGCGAAGCCCGAAGATAGCCCATTGCGAGACGGTAGCGGTTTGCTACTTGTTATTACGCAAAATTCTAAGTTGTGGCGGTTTAGGTATGAAAGACCGTTCACAAAAAAGCGGAATGATTTAAGCATAGGCGGTTATCCTGATATTTCTTTAGCACAGGCAAGGGAAATCAGAGAAGAATATCGGGCTTTACTGGCTCAAAATATCGATCCTCAAATCTACCGACAACAGCAAGCACAGGCAAAAGCTAACGAGATAAACAATACTTACGAAAATGTAGCGTGGTTGTGGCTGGAACACCGTAAGACAAAGAAAAATTTTTCAGAGAATTATCAAAAAGATGTGATGGCCTTAATCAAAAATAACCTACTCCCCCACTTTGGAAAAATGCCTATCACTCAGATAACCGCACCAATAGCGATTAAAGCCTTTAAGCAGTACCAAGACGAAGGCAAGCTAGAGAAGTTAAAGCGGACAATTCAAAAGCATAACGAAATTATGATGTTTGCCGTACATAGGGAAATGATACCTTTTAACCCTACGGCCAACATTGCGAAAGAGTTCGATAGTCCAACTGTAGAGCATTTTAAAACTATCAAGCCCGAAGATTTAGGCGAGTTCTTATATACGCTACAAAACGCTCAAATTCACTTACAGACTCGTTATTTGATTCTGTGGCAGTTACTCATTATGACCCGCCCGAACGAATCAGCAAGGGCAAAATGGGAGCATATAGACGAAAAGGCGAAACTATGGACTATTCCACCTGAAAATATGAAGCGAGGCATTGAACATAAAATTACACTATCGCGGCAAGCTATCGCACTTTTAAGGGAGATTAAAAAGTTGAGTGGCGGAAAAGAATATTTGTTCCCAAGTGTGAAAAATCCAAAGACTCACGTTAACACACAAACCGCCAACAGTGCTATAAAGCGAATGGGCTATAAAGGTAAGTTAGTAGCTCACGGTATGCGGTCGATTGCCTCAACTTATTTAAATGAAAAGGGCTACAACAGCGATTTAATCGAAGTGGCTTTATCTCACATTAATTCAGATCGGGTAAAATTAGCCTATGACAGAGGGGAGAGACTAGAACAGCGTTTTAAACTTCTTCAGACGTGGGCGGATTTTGTAGAGGAATGTTCACAGGGTAGCTTGCCTCAATATCATTTAAAAGTAGCCTAG
- a CDS encoding terminase small subunit, with amino-acid sequence MSELTPKQEFFCLAYIETGNASEAYRQAYEAVEMKPETVHRKAKELMDNGKITARIEELKAEHAERHKLTVDDLLRELEEARTLAKTKENPNAMTQATMGKAKLLGLDKQIIDHTSSDNSLKPQVNLSEDEFRKMALELLATV; translated from the coding sequence ATGAGCGAACTCACACCAAAGCAAGAATTTTTTTGTCTTGCCTATATCGAAACAGGCAACGCAAGCGAAGCATATCGCCAAGCATACGAAGCGGTAGAAATGAAACCCGAAACGGTCCACCGCAAAGCAAAAGAACTGATGGATAACGGCAAGATCACGGCAAGGATTGAGGAACTGAAAGCCGAACACGCAGAACGCCATAAATTAACCGTTGATGACCTTTTAAGAGAGTTAGAAGAGGCTAGAACACTAGCTAAAACCAAAGAGAACCCAAACGCAATGACACAAGCAACAATGGGTAAAGCGAAGTTATTAGGGCTAGATAAGCAAATTATCGATCACACCTCCAGCGATAACAGCTTAAAACCACAAGTTAACCTTTCTGAAGATGAATTTAGAAAGATGGCCCTAGAGCTTTTAGCAACTGTTTAA